A part of Miscanthus floridulus cultivar M001 chromosome 6, ASM1932011v1, whole genome shotgun sequence genomic DNA contains:
- the LOC136456695 gene encoding subtilisin-like protease SBT3.5 isoform X1: protein MGFSIPSRAPVASALLLYLFLPLLPGAHGGSRRLYIVYLGDVKHGHPNDVIASHHDILSNVLGSMDDSLASMVYNYKHGFSGFAAMLTEDHAHQLAELPEVISVHLSRSCRATTTRSWDFLGLNYQMPSELLRKSNQGEDIIIGVIDTGIWPESRSFSDERYGPEPSRWKGKCEVGQGWNSSNCNRKIIGARFYSAGIDEGTLKAEYLSARDADGHGTHTASTAAGSVVEGASFHGLAAGAARGGAPRARVAVYKSLWQGSGSSAAILAAIDDAIHDGVDVLSLSLGGLKDDSFGALHAVQKGITVVYAGGNSGPRPQTVENTAPWVITVAASKIDRSFPTVITLGNKKQIAGQSLYYQEKNSSRSTFRSLELGDLCTADALNGTDLKGKIVLCFPSDPKSPLPLVPETAFQVALRNVRDAGASGLIFAQYTTDLLGATARCQGIACVRVDLDTGYQILRYIRDTSSAVAKIEPARTFTSKELLAPKVAAFSSRGPSIYYADVIKPDIAAPGASILAAVGDSYEPKSGTSMATPHVAGIIALLKALHPQWSPAALKSAIVTTASVTDEHGMPILAEGLPRKVADPFDYGGGNINPNRAADPGLIYDIDPSDYKKFFGCAISRTSASCNETLVPGYHLNLPSISIPDLRSPITVSRTVTNVGEVDAVYHAAIQSPPGVWMDVEPSVLVFNSTNKVHTFQVKLSPMWKLQGDYTFGSLTWYKGEKSVRIPIAARMTLHDFYADVA, encoded by the exons ATGGGATTCTCTATTCCATCGCGTGCCCCGGTGGCTTCAGCGCTCCTGCTTTACCTCTTCTTGCCTTTACTACCGGGGGCACATGGAGGATCCCGTAGG CTATATATTGTATACCTAGGCGATGTGAAACATGGACACCCCAACGATGTCATCGCTTCGCACCATGATATACTCAGCAATGTTCTTGGAAG TATGGACGATTCTTTGGCTTCCATGGTTTACAACTACAAGCATGGCTTCTCAGGCTTCGCAGCGATGCTCACGGAAGACCATGCTCATCAGCTTGCAG AGCTTCCTGAAGTCATCAGTGTCCATCTAAGCAGAAGCTGCAGAGCGACAACCACTCGTAGCTGGGACTTCCTTGGTCTGAACTACCAGATGCCCAGTGAACTGCTCCGTAAAAGCAACCAAGGGGAGGATATAATCATCGGGGTTATTGACACCG GTATCTGGCCGGAGTCGAGAAGCTTCAGCGACGAACGGTATGGCCCGGAGCCGTCACGGTGGAAAGGCAAGTGCGAAGTCGGGCAGGGCTGGAACAGCAGCAACTGTAACCGCAAGATCATTGGTGCACGGTTTTACAGCGCTGGAATTGACGAAGGGACCCTAAAGGCCGAGTACCTCTCGGCCCGGGACGCCGACGGCCACGGCACACACACGGCCTCCACCGCGGCAGGCTCCGTCGTAGAGGGAGCCAGCTTCCACGGTCTTGCCGCTGGCGCTGCGCGTGGCGGCGCGCCTCGGGCCCGCGTTGCCGTGTACAAGTCATTGTGGCAAGGCAGTGGCAGCAGCGCCGCCATTCTCGCGGCTATCGACGACGCCATCCATGACGGGGTGGACGTGCTCTCGCTGTCCCTCGGTGGCCTCAAAGACGACTCGTTCGGCGCCCTGCACGCTGTTCAGAAGGGGATCACCGTCGTGTACGCAGGCGGCAACAGCGGTCCAAGACCACAGACCGTTGAGAACACTGCCCCTTGGGTCATTACTGTAGCTGCGAGTAAGATTGATCGGTCGTTTCCAACCGTGATCACGCTGGGAAACAAGAAACAGATAGCG GGACAATCCCTCTATTACCAAGAGAAGAACTCATCCAGGAGCACTTTCAGAAGTCTTGAATTGGGAGACCT CTGCACAGCGGACGCTCTGAATGGTACAGATTTGAAAGGAAAGATTGTGCTGTGCTTTCCATCAGACCCAAAATCACCTCTACCGCTAGTCCCAGAGACCGCATTCCAAGTCGCGTTGCGAAACGTGCGGGATGCCGGAGCCTCTGGTCTTATTTTCGCCCAATATACGACCGACCTTCTAGGTGCTACAGCCCGTTGTCAGGGGATTGCCTGTGTACGTGTGGATCTTGACACCGGCTACCAGATTTTACGATACATAAGAGACACGAG CTCCGCGGTGGCAAAGATTGAACCAGCCCGCACCTTTACAAGTAAAGAGTTACTGGCTCCCAAAGTGGCAGCATTCTCCTCTAGAGGTCCATCAATCTACTACGCTGATGTTATCAAG CCTGACATCGCAGCACCAGGAGCTAGCATCTTAGCAGCAGTGGGAGACTCCTATGAACCAAAGTCAGGGACATCGATGGCTACGCCACACGTAGCTGGCATCATCGCCTTGCTGAAAGCTCTACATCCACAATGGTCCCCTGCTGCACTGAAATCGGCTATCGTCACCACAG CCTCTGTAACTGACGAACACGGCATGCCGATACTGGCTGAAGGGTTGCCCCGAAAGGTTGCTGACCCATTTGACTACGGAGGTGGGAACATTAACCCTAATAGGGCAGCTGATCCTGGATTGATTTATGACATTGATCCAAGCGATTACAAAAAGTTCTTTGGCTGCGCCATCAGCAGGACATCTGCAAGTTGCAATGAAACTTTGGTACCAGGCTACCACCTGAATCTACCGTCCATCTCTATTCCAGACCTGAGGTCTCCAATCACCGTATCGAGGACAGTCACAAATGTAGGTGAGGTCGATGCAGTTTACCATGCTGCAATCCAGAGCCCACCTGGAGTTTGGATGGATGTTGAACCTTCCGTCCTCGTGTTCAATTCTACAAACAAAGTACACACGTTTCAGGTGAAGCTATCACCTATGTGGAAGCTACAGGGAGACTACACATTTGGCAGCCTTACATGGTACAAGGGCGAAAAGAGTGTTCGGATTCCAATAGCAGCCCGGATGACACTCCATGATTTTTATGCTGATGTTGCATGA
- the LOC136456695 gene encoding subtilisin-like protease SBT3.5 isoform X2 encodes MDDSLASMVYNYKHGFSGFAAMLTEDHAHQLAELPEVISVHLSRSCRATTTRSWDFLGLNYQMPSELLRKSNQGEDIIIGVIDTGIWPESRSFSDERYGPEPSRWKGKCEVGQGWNSSNCNRKIIGARFYSAGIDEGTLKAEYLSARDADGHGTHTASTAAGSVVEGASFHGLAAGAARGGAPRARVAVYKSLWQGSGSSAAILAAIDDAIHDGVDVLSLSLGGLKDDSFGALHAVQKGITVVYAGGNSGPRPQTVENTAPWVITVAASKIDRSFPTVITLGNKKQIAGQSLYYQEKNSSRSTFRSLELGDLCTADALNGTDLKGKIVLCFPSDPKSPLPLVPETAFQVALRNVRDAGASGLIFAQYTTDLLGATARCQGIACVRVDLDTGYQILRYIRDTSSAVAKIEPARTFTSKELLAPKVAAFSSRGPSIYYADVIKPDIAAPGASILAAVGDSYEPKSGTSMATPHVAGIIALLKALHPQWSPAALKSAIVTTASVTDEHGMPILAEGLPRKVADPFDYGGGNINPNRAADPGLIYDIDPSDYKKFFGCAISRTSASCNETLVPGYHLNLPSISIPDLRSPITVSRTVTNVGEVDAVYHAAIQSPPGVWMDVEPSVLVFNSTNKVHTFQVKLSPMWKLQGDYTFGSLTWYKGEKSVRIPIAARMTLHDFYADVA; translated from the exons ATGGACGATTCTTTGGCTTCCATGGTTTACAACTACAAGCATGGCTTCTCAGGCTTCGCAGCGATGCTCACGGAAGACCATGCTCATCAGCTTGCAG AGCTTCCTGAAGTCATCAGTGTCCATCTAAGCAGAAGCTGCAGAGCGACAACCACTCGTAGCTGGGACTTCCTTGGTCTGAACTACCAGATGCCCAGTGAACTGCTCCGTAAAAGCAACCAAGGGGAGGATATAATCATCGGGGTTATTGACACCG GTATCTGGCCGGAGTCGAGAAGCTTCAGCGACGAACGGTATGGCCCGGAGCCGTCACGGTGGAAAGGCAAGTGCGAAGTCGGGCAGGGCTGGAACAGCAGCAACTGTAACCGCAAGATCATTGGTGCACGGTTTTACAGCGCTGGAATTGACGAAGGGACCCTAAAGGCCGAGTACCTCTCGGCCCGGGACGCCGACGGCCACGGCACACACACGGCCTCCACCGCGGCAGGCTCCGTCGTAGAGGGAGCCAGCTTCCACGGTCTTGCCGCTGGCGCTGCGCGTGGCGGCGCGCCTCGGGCCCGCGTTGCCGTGTACAAGTCATTGTGGCAAGGCAGTGGCAGCAGCGCCGCCATTCTCGCGGCTATCGACGACGCCATCCATGACGGGGTGGACGTGCTCTCGCTGTCCCTCGGTGGCCTCAAAGACGACTCGTTCGGCGCCCTGCACGCTGTTCAGAAGGGGATCACCGTCGTGTACGCAGGCGGCAACAGCGGTCCAAGACCACAGACCGTTGAGAACACTGCCCCTTGGGTCATTACTGTAGCTGCGAGTAAGATTGATCGGTCGTTTCCAACCGTGATCACGCTGGGAAACAAGAAACAGATAGCG GGACAATCCCTCTATTACCAAGAGAAGAACTCATCCAGGAGCACTTTCAGAAGTCTTGAATTGGGAGACCT CTGCACAGCGGACGCTCTGAATGGTACAGATTTGAAAGGAAAGATTGTGCTGTGCTTTCCATCAGACCCAAAATCACCTCTACCGCTAGTCCCAGAGACCGCATTCCAAGTCGCGTTGCGAAACGTGCGGGATGCCGGAGCCTCTGGTCTTATTTTCGCCCAATATACGACCGACCTTCTAGGTGCTACAGCCCGTTGTCAGGGGATTGCCTGTGTACGTGTGGATCTTGACACCGGCTACCAGATTTTACGATACATAAGAGACACGAG CTCCGCGGTGGCAAAGATTGAACCAGCCCGCACCTTTACAAGTAAAGAGTTACTGGCTCCCAAAGTGGCAGCATTCTCCTCTAGAGGTCCATCAATCTACTACGCTGATGTTATCAAG CCTGACATCGCAGCACCAGGAGCTAGCATCTTAGCAGCAGTGGGAGACTCCTATGAACCAAAGTCAGGGACATCGATGGCTACGCCACACGTAGCTGGCATCATCGCCTTGCTGAAAGCTCTACATCCACAATGGTCCCCTGCTGCACTGAAATCGGCTATCGTCACCACAG CCTCTGTAACTGACGAACACGGCATGCCGATACTGGCTGAAGGGTTGCCCCGAAAGGTTGCTGACCCATTTGACTACGGAGGTGGGAACATTAACCCTAATAGGGCAGCTGATCCTGGATTGATTTATGACATTGATCCAAGCGATTACAAAAAGTTCTTTGGCTGCGCCATCAGCAGGACATCTGCAAGTTGCAATGAAACTTTGGTACCAGGCTACCACCTGAATCTACCGTCCATCTCTATTCCAGACCTGAGGTCTCCAATCACCGTATCGAGGACAGTCACAAATGTAGGTGAGGTCGATGCAGTTTACCATGCTGCAATCCAGAGCCCACCTGGAGTTTGGATGGATGTTGAACCTTCCGTCCTCGTGTTCAATTCTACAAACAAAGTACACACGTTTCAGGTGAAGCTATCACCTATGTGGAAGCTACAGGGAGACTACACATTTGGCAGCCTTACATGGTACAAGGGCGAAAAGAGTGTTCGGATTCCAATAGCAGCCCGGATGACACTCCATGATTTTTATGCTGATGTTGCATGA